One genomic region from Xenopus laevis strain J_2021 chromosome 2L, Xenopus_laevis_v10.1, whole genome shotgun sequence encodes:
- the tmprss3.L gene encoding transmembrane protease serine 3 yields MHQWSTPNATFIAQCVCVLRPVGFPTWSVNIWMSSYRITMEGTIWAQGCQATEGAPAIGSLEIVSVSGEELAVVDIGFSFFRFFLTQTKVNPGASPSENRGNDETPKCHPVLPTKYLIIIVVLVLLTVLAVVIGLTVHFTCPGKIRCQSSSKCIRRTERCNGVYDCPEGDDEYRCVRLSGRNSVLQAYRAGSWRTVCSDEWKGLYGNLTCKQLGFSSYVSSIYLPVEAVEEQFRRHFVSVSPSPKFAGQSSLLQQLINPREHCSSGNVTTLKCVVCGLRPSYTSSTRIVGGNVSAEGQWPWQASLIFQGVHLCGGSLITQQWIVTAAHCVYDLLFPEWWSVQVGQVNQALDPSHSAVPVQKIIYHSKYKSSTMANDIALIKLARPFTFNGSIQPICLPNYGEDFPEGKICWISGWGATEEGGDTSQTMDYAGVPLISNRVCNTKYIYGGVIKPSMVCAGFLEGGIDTCQGDSGGPLACEESKVWKLMGTTSWGIGCAMRYKPGVYTRITSFLDWIHTQMEKEERKMN; encoded by the exons GCCACAGAGGGCGCCCCTGCTATTGGCAGTTTGGAGATTGTGTCTGTTTCAGGAGAAGAACTGGCAGTTGTGGATATTGGCTTTTCTTTCTTTAGGTTTTTCCTCACACAGACAAAAGTGAATCCTGGTGCGAGTCCATCAG AAAACAGGGGGAACGATGAGACACCCAAGTGCCATCCGGTTCTACCGACCAAGTACCTGATTATCATCGTGGTCCTTGTTCTCCTCACTGTGCTGGCGGTGGTCATTGGACTGACAG TTCACTTCACTTGCCCGGGAAAGATTCGCTGCCAGTCCTCCTCTAAATGTATAAGAAGGACAGAAAGGTGCAATGGGGTTTACGACTGCCCAGAAGGAGACGACGAATACAGATGTG TGAGGCTGAGTGGAAGGAATTCCGTGCTACAAGCTTACAGAGCAGGTTCATGGAGGACTGTTTGCTCGGATGAATGGAAAGGCTTGTATGGGAATCTGACTTGTAAGCAATTAGGTTTCTCAAG TTATGTGAGTTCTATTTATTTGCCTGTGGAGGCTGTTGAAGAACAATTTAGAAGACATTTTGTGTCGGTTTCACCATCCCCAAAGTTTGCCGGTCAAAGCAGTTTGCTACAGCAGCTAATAAACCCAAG GGAACATTGTTCCTCTGGAAATGTCACCACTCTAAAGTGTGTTG TGTGCGGCCTTAGGCCAAGTTACACATCTTCCACACGTATCGTGGGTGGCAATGTGTCTGCTGAAGGGCAATGGCCGTGGCAGGCCAGTCTCATCTTCCAGGGCGTGCATCTGTGCGGAGGGTCCCTCATTACACAGCAATGGATTGTAACAGCTGCCCACTGTGTTTACGA CCTGCTTTTCCCTGAATGGTGGAGCGTACAGGTGGGGCAGGTGAATCAAGCTCTAGATCCGTCTCACAGTGCAGTGCCGGTGCAGAAGATCATATACCACAGCAAATACAAATCCAGCACCATGGCTAATGACATTGCCCTTATCAAACTGGCACGCCCATTCACATTCAACG GCTCCATCCAGCCAATCTGTCTGCCAAACTACGGAGAGGATTTTCCAGAGGGTAAAATCTGTTGGATATCGGGCTGGGGAGCGACAGAGGAAGGAG GTGACACCTCTCAGACCATGGATTATGCCGGGGTCCCGCTGATCTCCAACAGAGTCTGCAACACAAAGTATATATACGGAGGTGTCATTAAGCCCTCTATGGTCTGCGCGGGGTTCCTAGAGGGAGGAATTGACACCTGCCAG GGGGATAGCGGAGGGCCTTTAGCTTGTGAAGAAAGCAAAGTCTGGAAATTAATGGGAACTACAAGTTGGGGTATTGGCTGCGCCATGAGGTATAAACCTGGAGTGTATACTCGGATCACCTCCTTTTTGGACTGGATCCATACTCAGATGGAG aaagaagaaagaaaaatgaattaG